The following proteins are co-located in the Schistocerca nitens isolate TAMUIC-IGC-003100 chromosome 2, iqSchNite1.1, whole genome shotgun sequence genome:
- the LOC126237107 gene encoding glutathione S-transferase D5-like, whose product MAPIILYNFDPSPPCFLVRVIADILGVELKKIPIKDITKEMAAPEMTKKNPQRTVPTVDDNGLYLAESRAIASYLISKYGKNDSLYPKDASKRVLVDQRLYFDTELYKSFEVVWAGDFFTGFVPKHDMDRLILGLEILNRMLEDKEWLALDHISLADYATAATMAALEYIPHLKLDLSKYGNISRWLRRVENSFPRYAELKKIYSDSVVVLMEEQKKQKQAPKK is encoded by the exons ATGGCGCCCATAATTCTGTATAATTTCGATCCGAGTCCGCCATGTTTCCTGGTGCGAGTCATAGCTGACATACTCGGAGTGGAACTCAAGAAAATTCCAATAAAAGACATCACCAAAGAGATGGCTGCTCCTGAGATGACAAAG aaaaatcCGCAGCGTACGGTTCCAACGGTGGATGACAACGGGTTGTACCTCGCAGAAAG tcgaGCCATCGCATCCTACCTCATATCGAAGTACGGGAAAAACGACTCTTTATACCCAAAGGACGCGTCGAAGCGCGTGCTTGTTGACCAGAGGCTGTATTTTGATACTGAACTGTACAAATCATTTGAAGTTGTTTGG GCTGGAGACTTTTTTACCGGATTTGTACCTAAGCACGATATGGACAGGTTGATCCTTGGACTAGAAATACTGAACAGGATGCTAGAGGACAAAGAATGGCTCGCACTGGACCATATCTCGCTTGCAGACTACGCCACAGCTGCGACCATGGCAGCATTGGAG TATATTCCACATCTTAAACTTGATCTGTCTAAGTATGGAAACATTTCACGATGGCTTCGTCGTGTTGAAAATTCTTTCCCAAGGTACGCAGAATTGAAGAAAATATATAGTGATTCTGTGGTTGTCTTAATGgaagaacagaagaaacaaaaacaagcaccaaaaaaatga